From the Pseudomonadales bacterium genome, one window contains:
- the ettA gene encoding energy-dependent translational throttle protein EttA, producing MAQYVYTMNRVGKVVPPKREILKDISLSFFPGAKIGVLGVNGSGKSTLLRIMAGVDTDIIGEARAQPGIRIGYLPQEPELDPAKSVREEVEGGLGEVMEAKQKLEEIYAAYAEPDADFDKLAEQQAKYEAIIAAAGSDAETQMEIAADALRLPAWDAEIGKLSGGERRRVALCRLLLSKPDMLLLDEPTNHLDAESVEWLEQFLQRFPGTVVAITHDRYFLDNAAEWILELDRGHGIPWKGNYTSWLEQKEARLAQEARSEAARIKTMKQELEWVRSNPKARQAKSKARLNRFEELSNLDYQKRNETQEIFIPPGERLGELVIEFDQVGKAFGDRLLMDGLSFSVPQGAIVGIIGPNGAGKSTLFRMIMGGEQPDSGSIRVGPTVKLASVDQSREGLANDKSVFEAISGGADILTVGKFQMPSRAYLGRFNFKGADQQKIVGNLSGGERGRLHLAKTLIAGGNVLLLDEPSNDLDVETLRALEDALLEFAGCVLVISHDRWFLDRIATHILAAEGDSQWTFFAGNYQEYEADKKKRLGEEGAKPKRIRYRPIAR from the coding sequence ATGGCGCAATACGTGTACACGATGAATCGGGTCGGCAAGGTCGTGCCGCCCAAGCGCGAGATCCTGAAGGACATCTCGCTGTCGTTCTTCCCCGGCGCCAAGATCGGCGTGCTCGGCGTGAACGGTTCGGGCAAGTCGACGCTGCTGCGCATCATGGCCGGCGTGGATACGGACATCATCGGCGAGGCGCGCGCGCAACCCGGCATCCGCATCGGCTACCTGCCGCAGGAACCCGAGCTCGACCCGGCCAAGAGCGTGCGCGAGGAAGTCGAGGGCGGGCTCGGCGAGGTCATGGAAGCGAAGCAGAAGCTCGAAGAGATCTACGCCGCCTACGCGGAGCCGGATGCCGACTTCGACAAGCTCGCCGAGCAGCAGGCGAAGTACGAAGCGATCATCGCAGCAGCCGGCTCCGACGCCGAAACGCAGATGGAGATCGCGGCCGACGCACTGCGACTGCCAGCGTGGGACGCGGAAATCGGCAAGCTCTCCGGTGGCGAAAGGCGTCGCGTGGCGCTGTGCAGGCTGCTGCTGTCGAAGCCCGACATGCTGCTGCTCGACGAACCAACCAACCACCTCGACGCCGAATCGGTCGAGTGGCTGGAGCAGTTCCTGCAGCGCTTCCCCGGTACCGTGGTCGCGATCACCCACGATCGCTACTTCCTCGACAACGCCGCCGAATGGATCCTCGAGCTCGACCGCGGCCACGGCATTCCGTGGAAGGGCAACTACACCTCGTGGCTCGAGCAGAAGGAAGCACGACTGGCGCAGGAGGCCAGGTCGGAGGCTGCACGCATCAAGACCATGAAACAGGAGCTCGAGTGGGTGCGCAGCAACCCGAAGGCGCGCCAGGCCAAGAGCAAGGCGCGCCTGAACCGCTTCGAGGAGCTCTCGAACCTCGACTACCAGAAGCGCAACGAAACGCAGGAAATCTTCATCCCGCCGGGAGAGCGTCTCGGCGAGCTGGTGATCGAGTTCGACCAGGTCGGCAAGGCCTTCGGCGACAGGCTGCTGATGGACGGGCTCAGCTTCAGCGTGCCGCAGGGAGCGATCGTCGGCATCATCGGCCCCAACGGCGCCGGCAAGTCGACGCTGTTCCGCATGATCATGGGCGGCGAGCAGCCCGACAGCGGCTCGATCCGCGTCGGCCCTACAGTCAAGCTCGCCTCGGTCGACCAGTCACGCGAAGGCCTGGCAAACGACAAGAGCGTGTTCGAAGCGATTTCCGGTGGCGCGGACATCCTGACCGTCGGCAAGTTCCAGATGCCGAGCCGCGCCTATCTCGGGCGCTTCAACTTCAAGGGTGCCGACCAGCAGAAGATCGTCGGTAACCTGTCGGGCGGCGAGCGCGGACGGCTGCACCTGGCGAAGACGCTGATTGCCGGCGGCAACGTGTTGCTGCTCGACGAACCGTCGAACGACCTCGACGTCGAGACGCTGCGTGCGCTGGAAGACGCCCTGCTCGAGTTCGCCGGCTGCGTGCTGGTGATCAGCCACGATCGCTGGTTCCTCGACCGCATCGCGACGCACATTCTCGCTGCCGAAGGCGACTCGCAGTGGACCTTCTTTGCGGGCAATTACCAGGAATACGAGGCAGACAAGAAGAAGCGACTCGGCGAGGAAGGCGCGAAACCGAAGCGGATCCGCTACAGGCCGATCGCGCGCTGA
- a CDS encoding CreA family protein: protein MKPCRSVGVLVLAALACGVHADEVGCVSTVFKWVGPNDKICIESFRDPKVDGVVCHVSRAVTGGVKGAVGLAEDTSDAAIACRQVGPITIRGKLEDGEDVFRESRSLVFKRLQVVRFFDRPNNTLVYLSYSDRLIEGSPQNSISTVPIMPWSTAP from the coding sequence ATGAAGCCGTGTCGGAGTGTCGGGGTGCTCGTCCTTGCGGCTTTGGCCTGCGGGGTGCATGCCGACGAGGTCGGGTGCGTGTCGACCGTGTTCAAGTGGGTCGGACCCAACGACAAGATCTGTATCGAATCCTTTCGTGATCCGAAGGTCGATGGTGTTGTGTGTCACGTCAGCCGTGCCGTGACCGGTGGTGTGAAGGGTGCCGTTGGTCTTGCCGAGGACACGTCGGATGCAGCGATCGCATGCCGCCAGGTCGGTCCGATCACGATCCGCGGCAAGCTGGAGGACGGCGAGGATGTGTTCCGGGAGAGCCGCTCGCTGGTGTTCAAGCGGCTGCAGGTGGTGCGTTTCTTCGACCGGCCGAACAATACGCTGGTCTACCTCAGCTATTCGGATCGGCTGATCGAGGGTTCGCCGCAGAATTCGATCTCCACCGTGCCGATCATGCCGTGGAGTACGGCCCCGTAG
- a CDS encoding glutaredoxin family protein encodes MCTGAGCLLLSALLVLLMPVSPADASTAPTEAPATVEQGAQPLVEIYTTPSCTYCKMLRKYLQARGIEYTEHNVNATVETREAFYASGAHGVPVVVIGTRRIQGFNPLRIESALREARGAEPVN; translated from the coding sequence GTGTGTACAGGGGCAGGCTGTCTGCTCCTCTCGGCATTGCTTGTGCTGCTGATGCCGGTATCGCCGGCGGATGCCAGCACTGCGCCGACCGAAGCGCCCGCCACCGTCGAGCAGGGGGCACAGCCGCTCGTCGAGATCTACACCACGCCGTCGTGCACCTACTGCAAGATGCTGCGCAAATACCTGCAGGCGCGTGGCATCGAGTACACCGAGCACAATGTGAACGCGACCGTCGAGACGCGCGAGGCGTTCTATGCCAGCGGTGCGCACGGGGTGCCGGTGGTCGTGATCGGTACGCGACGGATCCAGGGCTTCAACCCGCTGCGGATCGAGTCGGCGCTGCGCGAGGCCCGTGGCGCAGAACCAGTAAACTGA
- a CDS encoding type II toxin-antitoxin system VapB family antitoxin: protein MRTNIVIDDELMKDTLRVTGLRTKREVVELGLRTILRLDQQAQVRRLRGKLAWEGDLEAMRTDK, encoded by the coding sequence ATGCGAACCAACATTGTAATTGACGACGAGCTCATGAAGGACACCCTTCGGGTCACGGGGCTGAGGACCAAGCGGGAGGTAGTCGAGCTCGGTCTTCGTACCATCCTTCGTCTCGACCAGCAAGCGCAGGTGCGCAGGCTACGGGGCAAGCTTGCGTGGGAGGGCGACCTCGAGGCCATGAGAACAGACAAGTGA
- a CDS encoding PIN domain nuclease produces MILVDSSVWIDFFRGKSNPQVERLDALLGNEPLAIGDLILTEVLQGFTSDRDFNEARKMLDAFTLVKLGGKDIAIEAARNFRLLRAQGITVRKTIDTIIATRCIVSGYSLLHSDRDFDAFAEHIGLRVVSLKT; encoded by the coding sequence GTGATTCTGGTTGACTCCAGCGTGTGGATCGACTTCTTTCGGGGAAAATCGAATCCACAAGTCGAACGCCTGGACGCCTTGCTCGGGAATGAGCCTCTAGCCATTGGCGACCTCATACTAACCGAGGTCCTCCAGGGTTTCACATCTGATCGAGATTTTAACGAAGCACGAAAGATGCTGGATGCGTTCACACTCGTGAAATTGGGCGGAAAGGACATTGCCATTGAAGCAGCGCGAAATTTCCGTCTGCTCCGCGCTCAAGGCATAACGGTTCGGAAGACGATAGACACGATCATCGCGACGCGCTGCATCGTTAGCGGCTATTCGCTGCTGCACTCCGACCGCGATTTCGATGCATTCGCAGAACACATCGGGCTCAGGGTAGTTTCCTTGAAAACCTGA